In one Bradyrhizobium sp. 4 genomic region, the following are encoded:
- a CDS encoding LLM class flavin-dependent oxidoreductase — MAKQIRLNAFAMNCVAHQSPGLWTHPRDRTAEYNRLPYWIDLAKTLERGRFDGLFLADVLGVYDVYGNSPDAALRNAAQSPSNDPLLLLSAMAAVTQNLGFGVTSNLSFEPPYPFARRMSTLDHLTEGRIGWNVVTGYLDSAARGAGKDKQIGHDDRYEIADEYMEVVYKLWEGSWEDDAVLRDRTRGIFTDPTKVHRVNHEGANYRINNTIHLSEPSPQRTPVLYQAGTSPRGRRFAAQHAECVFMSGPSAKVIAPRVSAIRQEAAAFGRNPAEILMFSMMTIILGRTEAEANEKYADYRRHISPEGALALMSGWTGIDFSGYELDQQVRHVQNDAGRSALDNVTRADPDRVWTVRDVIEHVGVGGAGPVVVGTPEMVADKIEAWFEATDVDGLNVAFAISPGDFEDIADMLVPELTRRGRYKAEYARGTLREKLFGDGRARLGAPHPAAGYRVGRKG, encoded by the coding sequence ATGGCCAAGCAGATCAGGCTCAATGCATTTGCGATGAATTGCGTCGCGCACCAATCACCGGGCTTGTGGACCCATCCGCGTGACCGCACTGCCGAATATAACCGCCTGCCCTACTGGATCGATCTTGCCAAAACGCTGGAGCGCGGCCGTTTCGACGGGCTGTTCCTGGCCGACGTGCTCGGCGTCTATGACGTCTACGGCAACAGTCCTGACGCAGCCTTGCGCAATGCAGCCCAGTCGCCCTCGAACGATCCGCTGCTGCTGCTGTCGGCAATGGCGGCGGTCACGCAGAACCTCGGCTTCGGCGTCACCAGCAATCTCTCCTTCGAGCCGCCCTATCCGTTCGCGCGGCGGATGTCGACGCTCGATCATCTTACGGAGGGGCGTATCGGCTGGAATGTCGTCACCGGCTATCTCGACAGCGCCGCGCGCGGCGCCGGCAAGGACAAGCAGATCGGGCACGACGACCGCTACGAGATCGCCGACGAATATATGGAGGTCGTCTACAAGCTCTGGGAAGGAAGCTGGGAGGACGACGCCGTGCTGCGCGACCGTACGCGCGGCATCTTCACCGATCCCACAAAAGTTCATCGCGTCAACCACGAGGGCGCCAACTACCGCATCAACAACACGATCCATCTGAGCGAGCCGTCGCCGCAGCGGACGCCCGTGCTGTACCAGGCCGGCACCTCGCCGCGCGGACGGAGGTTCGCGGCACAGCACGCCGAATGCGTGTTCATGTCGGGACCGTCGGCCAAGGTGATCGCGCCGCGGGTGTCGGCGATCCGTCAGGAGGCCGCCGCGTTCGGGCGCAATCCGGCGGAAATCCTGATGTTCTCGATGATGACGATCATCCTCGGGCGGACGGAGGCCGAGGCGAACGAAAAATATGCCGACTATCGGCGCCACATCAGCCCCGAGGGCGCGCTCGCGCTGATGTCGGGATGGACCGGAATCGACTTCTCCGGCTACGAGCTCGATCAGCAGGTGCGCCATGTTCAGAACGATGCCGGCCGCAGCGCACTGGATAACGTCACCCGGGCCGATCCCGATCGCGTCTGGACCGTGCGCGACGTCATCGAGCATGTCGGCGTCGGCGGCGCCGGTCCCGTCGTGGTCGGCACGCCGGAGATGGTCGCGGACAAGATCGAGGCGTGGTTCGAGGCGACCGATGTCGACGGCCTCAACGTCGCCTTCGCGATCTCACCCGGCGATTTCGAGGACATCGCCGACATGCTGGTGCCGGAGCTGACGCGGCGTGGGCGGTACAAGGCCGAGTACGCGCGGGGCACGCTGCGGGAGAAGCTGTTCGGTGACGGGCGTGCAAGGCTGGGTGCGCCGCATCCGGCGGCGGGGTACCGGGTGGGGAGGAAGGGATAG